A region from the Kribbella shirazensis genome encodes:
- a CDS encoding beta-ketoacyl-ACP synthase III, protein MTGSRVVALGHYQPERVLTNDELATMVETNDEWIQSRVGIRERRIAAPDESVDEMAWRAADKAIANAGLDVAEIDYVVVATCTAIDRSPNIAARVAARLGLGHPAAIDLNTACSGFAYALATADQAIRAGAATKAIVIGVEKLSDWTDWTDRTTCVLIGDGAGAAVLVADETGDEPGVGPVVWGSVPEMSDAVRIEGREGPFQQEGLSVFRWATTQLPQIAQQVCEKAGLKPEELGGVVLHQANLRIIEPLAKRLGAVNAVVAKDVVESGNTSAASIPIALSKLVEKREIPSGAPVLLFGFGGGLSYAGQVIRCP, encoded by the coding sequence ATGACCGGATCAAGAGTTGTCGCGCTCGGCCACTACCAACCGGAACGGGTGCTCACCAACGACGAGCTGGCCACCATGGTCGAGACCAACGACGAGTGGATCCAGAGCCGGGTCGGCATCCGGGAGCGCCGGATCGCGGCTCCCGACGAGTCGGTCGACGAGATGGCCTGGCGGGCCGCCGACAAGGCGATCGCGAACGCCGGCCTGGACGTCGCCGAGATCGACTACGTGGTGGTCGCCACCTGTACCGCGATCGACCGCTCGCCGAACATCGCGGCCCGCGTCGCCGCCCGCCTCGGCCTCGGCCACCCGGCCGCCATCGACCTGAACACCGCCTGCTCCGGCTTCGCATACGCGCTGGCGACCGCCGACCAGGCGATCCGCGCGGGCGCCGCGACCAAGGCGATCGTGATCGGCGTCGAGAAGCTCAGCGACTGGACCGACTGGACCGACCGCACCACCTGCGTGCTGATCGGCGACGGCGCCGGCGCCGCGGTCCTGGTGGCCGACGAGACCGGCGACGAGCCGGGAGTCGGCCCGGTGGTCTGGGGTTCGGTGCCGGAGATGTCCGACGCGGTCCGGATCGAGGGCCGTGAGGGCCCGTTCCAGCAGGAGGGCCTGAGCGTCTTCCGCTGGGCCACCACGCAGCTGCCGCAGATCGCCCAGCAGGTCTGCGAGAAGGCCGGCCTGAAGCCCGAGGAGCTCGGCGGCGTCGTCCTGCACCAGGCGAACCTGCGGATCATCGAGCCGCTCGCGAAGCGGCTCGGCGCGGTCAACGCGGTGGTCGCCAAGGACGTCGTGGAGTCCGGCAACACCTCGGCCGCGAGCATCCCGATCGCGCTGTCGAAACTGGTCGAGAAGCGCGAGATCCCGTCCGGCGCGCCGGTGCTGCTGTTCGGATTCGGCGGCGGTCTGTCGTACGCCGGTCAGGTCATCCGCTGCCCCTGA
- the radA gene encoding DNA repair protein RadA: MAKAATQAKGKPAYACSECGWTSARWIGRCGECQAWGTVAEVGAPKAARITAGPVSSPAMPIAKVSAIEAESRATGIGELDRVLGGGVVPGAVILLAGEPGVGKSTLLLEVAAQSARGGQRTLYVSGEESAAQVRLRAGRTDALVDDLFLAAETDLGAVVGQVDAVEPSFLVIDSVQTMAHPEVDGAPGGVTQVREVTGALVRLAKERNIAVVLVGHVTKDGAIAGPRMLEHLVDVVLAFDGDRHSGFRMVRATKNRFGPSDEVGCFDMVDTGIVEVTDPTGLFVSEHAEPVAGTCVTVMMEGRRPLLAEVQALVGPSAAPQPRRTTSGLESSRVAMVLAVLGNRAGLKLTDQEVYVATVGGVKITEPVADLAVAIAVASSVMDKPIHPGLIAIGEVGLAGEVRRVGGLEKRLAEAARLGFTKAIIPADIPNRSREAKPMDIQKKYGLRTFAAPDLRSALSAAGLA, encoded by the coding sequence ATGGCGAAGGCGGCGACTCAGGCGAAGGGCAAGCCGGCGTACGCGTGCTCGGAGTGCGGATGGACCTCGGCGCGCTGGATCGGGAGGTGCGGCGAGTGTCAGGCGTGGGGCACGGTCGCGGAGGTCGGCGCGCCCAAGGCCGCGCGAATCACCGCCGGGCCGGTGTCGTCGCCGGCGATGCCGATCGCCAAGGTGTCCGCGATCGAGGCCGAGTCCCGTGCGACCGGTATCGGCGAGCTCGACCGGGTGCTCGGCGGCGGCGTGGTGCCGGGCGCGGTGATCCTGCTCGCGGGTGAGCCCGGCGTCGGGAAGTCCACGCTGCTGCTGGAGGTCGCGGCGCAGTCCGCGCGCGGCGGCCAGCGGACGCTGTACGTGTCCGGCGAGGAGTCGGCTGCCCAGGTGCGCCTCCGCGCCGGGCGGACGGACGCGCTCGTCGACGACCTGTTCCTCGCCGCCGAGACCGACCTGGGCGCGGTCGTCGGCCAGGTCGACGCGGTCGAGCCGTCGTTCCTGGTGATCGACTCGGTGCAGACGATGGCGCACCCGGAGGTCGACGGCGCGCCGGGCGGGGTGACGCAGGTCCGCGAGGTGACCGGCGCGCTGGTCCGGCTCGCCAAGGAGCGGAACATCGCCGTCGTGCTGGTCGGCCACGTGACGAAGGACGGCGCGATCGCGGGCCCGCGGATGCTCGAGCACCTGGTCGACGTGGTGCTCGCGTTCGACGGCGACCGGCACTCCGGGTTCCGGATGGTGCGCGCGACCAAGAACCGGTTCGGCCCGTCCGACGAGGTCGGCTGCTTCGACATGGTCGACACCGGGATCGTCGAGGTCACCGACCCGACCGGGCTGTTCGTCTCCGAGCACGCCGAGCCCGTGGCCGGCACCTGCGTGACGGTGATGATGGAGGGCCGCCGTCCGCTGCTGGCCGAGGTGCAGGCGCTGGTCGGTCCGTCCGCCGCGCCGCAACCGCGCCGCACCACGTCCGGGCTGGAGTCGTCCCGGGTCGCGATGGTCCTCGCCGTACTGGGGAACCGGGCGGGCCTGAAGCTCACCGACCAGGAGGTGTACGTCGCCACCGTCGGCGGGGTCAAGATCACCGAGCCGGTCGCGGACCTGGCGGTGGCGATCGCGGTCGCGTCCTCGGTGATGGACAAGCCGATCCACCCCGGCCTGATCGCGATCGGCGAGGTCGGCCTGGCCGGGGAGGTGCGGCGTGTCGGCGGCCTGGAGAAGCGGCTCGCGGAGGCCGCCCGGCTCGGGTTCACCAAGGCGATCATCCCCGCCGACATTCCGAACCGCAGCCGTGAGGCCAAGCCGATGGACATCCAGAAGAAGTACGGCCTGCGCACCTTCGCCGCCCCCGACCTCCGCTCCGCCCTGAGCGCCGCCGGGCTGGCCTGA
- a CDS encoding tetratricopeptide repeat protein: MSDKREEDQQTGLTRDISLAAGAVATGLLTDLTSQLLGETYGKSGLVKWVGFGVTFLLLVVLALQLVSRYRRARRRKQRETSELHAAAEEAEQWMIAFGSGSGGMAAAEWFTLNEDWLRSLVATEKPTTESLDDFARICDALEVWYVRRPDADALLQLSDLLSAAAEACGSRGLAELAAARAATAYRMLGDLDTASTRLGISDNIATNGRTAAALKMRRQVERALLHLATAERAPAGNDREEAVLNARDRLDDARLLRPGPDLAADVAISVNLAVVQLYQHDAEGALEHLRPAHARAKAAGDVSGEAHALELIGVAAWMQRNPHEAISRWKHAAHLYAEIDEREGHARCLQHLGSAHVVDGDLDAALELLEQSALLRTSESEILTRYLDAARKTSEPPVVDDDPPRRTPVTWLKRAFRRFVGGLK, from the coding sequence ATGAGCGACAAGCGGGAGGAGGATCAGCAGACCGGGCTGACCCGCGACATCTCCCTGGCCGCCGGCGCGGTCGCCACCGGACTCCTCACCGATCTGACCTCGCAACTGCTGGGCGAGACGTACGGAAAGAGTGGCCTCGTGAAGTGGGTCGGCTTCGGCGTGACCTTTCTGCTTCTCGTCGTCCTGGCGCTGCAACTGGTTTCGCGCTACCGGCGCGCACGGCGGCGCAAGCAACGGGAGACCAGCGAGCTGCACGCAGCGGCCGAAGAGGCGGAGCAGTGGATGATCGCGTTCGGCTCCGGCTCCGGCGGCATGGCCGCTGCAGAATGGTTCACCCTCAACGAGGACTGGCTCCGCAGCCTGGTCGCGACCGAGAAGCCCACGACCGAGTCGCTCGACGACTTCGCACGGATCTGCGACGCCCTGGAGGTCTGGTACGTACGTCGGCCCGACGCGGACGCGCTGCTTCAACTCAGCGACCTCCTGAGCGCCGCAGCGGAGGCATGCGGTAGCCGTGGCCTCGCCGAACTCGCAGCAGCCCGGGCAGCAACGGCGTACCGGATGCTGGGCGACCTGGACACCGCCAGCACCAGGCTGGGCATCTCGGACAACATCGCCACCAACGGACGTACTGCGGCCGCGCTGAAGATGCGACGCCAGGTGGAACGGGCCCTGCTCCACCTGGCCACTGCCGAACGGGCACCAGCCGGCAACGACCGCGAGGAGGCCGTCCTGAACGCACGGGACCGGCTGGACGACGCCCGGCTCCTCCGTCCCGGTCCGGACCTCGCAGCCGATGTAGCGATCTCCGTCAACCTCGCGGTCGTACAGCTGTACCAACACGACGCCGAGGGCGCGCTGGAACACCTACGGCCGGCACACGCCCGCGCAAAAGCGGCCGGCGACGTGAGCGGTGAGGCCCACGCTCTGGAACTCATCGGCGTAGCCGCCTGGATGCAGCGCAACCCGCACGAGGCAATCAGTCGCTGGAAGCACGCCGCCCACCTGTACGCCGAGATCGACGAACGCGAAGGCCACGCGCGCTGTCTGCAGCATCTCGGCTCCGCACACGTGGTGGACGGCGACCTGGACGCCGCACTCGAGTTGCTCGAGCAGAGCGCGCTGCTGCGCACCTCGGAGAGCGAGATTCTCACCCGGTACCTCGACGCCGCGCGCAAGACCTCCGAACCGCCGGTGGTCGACGACGACCCGCCGCGCCGTACTCCGGTCACCTGGCTGAAACGTGCCTTCAGGCGTTTTGTCGGCGGCCTCAAATAG
- a CDS encoding ABC transporter permease subunit, translating into MGLQTNGLSLEVVGREITGRPVQGKPRRPAAPYLLGLPALLLSCLLLVPIGVTVTRAFTTHDRFGLGNFAVIRDAAAQHAMVNSVLWILVAFGTVVVGFFLALLSNRLPAVSTVLQPALVIPFAVSVLASGATFRMMFDPTPERGTITAVWTELSGSSPVWLGPGLFWLVLMSAFGWTWLGYVVSLFRVGLDAIPDDLTRTVTAEGVKGWRRLWALEIRLLGPIAGVVTLTLVIAAVRVFDLVLIVVPGSMQQSADVLGLNWWRATTSSGDSGRTAALGVVLFAIVAAVGLIGVRGLRRRRWAMPVTVVRPDPSLGRPKPGRVVRRLGWFIGFAVALVWIFPAVVLVATALHSPREAGLRGWWSPSGLGFSSFVAAANVGLVRALLSTLFIAAAATAVLLVIAVPTAYLVAWGGLPTRLGRIVMGVFVVLAVTPVQMYAAPLRDAIDSAGLAGSRVALALVHAAAGLPFAVLLLRSAFASAPPALVSEALQGPVRQSAVLATVQRTYRPALVAVAVVEFVLVWNDFIVGFLISGPGTTPLSLVLWGEARQFSTSSGPVAAAATVASVGPVVLMLALWRTVVRGLTTGSRP; encoded by the coding sequence ATGGGCCTGCAGACCAACGGCCTGTCCCTCGAGGTCGTCGGCCGCGAGATCACCGGCCGCCCGGTGCAGGGCAAGCCACGCCGTCCCGCCGCACCGTACTTGCTAGGGCTGCCCGCGTTGCTGCTGAGCTGCCTGCTCCTGGTGCCGATCGGGGTGACCGTAACGAGAGCGTTCACGACGCATGACCGGTTCGGGCTCGGCAACTTCGCGGTGATCCGCGACGCCGCCGCACAGCACGCCATGGTCAACAGTGTGCTGTGGATCCTGGTCGCGTTCGGGACCGTGGTAGTGGGATTCTTCCTTGCTCTGTTGAGTAATCGGCTCCCTGCGGTCAGCACGGTCCTGCAGCCCGCACTGGTGATTCCGTTCGCGGTTTCGGTGCTGGCGTCAGGCGCCACGTTCCGGATGATGTTCGACCCCACACCTGAGCGCGGCACGATCACAGCGGTCTGGACGGAGCTGTCCGGCTCCAGTCCGGTCTGGCTGGGCCCTGGGCTGTTCTGGCTGGTCCTGATGTCCGCGTTCGGCTGGACGTGGCTCGGGTACGTCGTGTCGCTCTTCCGCGTCGGCCTGGACGCGATACCGGACGACCTGACCCGGACCGTCACGGCCGAGGGTGTGAAGGGCTGGCGGCGCCTGTGGGCACTGGAGATCCGGCTCCTGGGGCCGATCGCCGGTGTGGTCACGCTGACGCTGGTCATCGCGGCTGTGCGGGTGTTCGACCTGGTGCTGATCGTCGTACCAGGATCCATGCAGCAGTCCGCCGACGTACTGGGGCTGAACTGGTGGCGGGCGACGACGTCCAGCGGCGACTCGGGGCGTACGGCGGCGCTCGGTGTCGTCCTGTTCGCGATCGTCGCGGCGGTGGGGCTGATTGGTGTCCGTGGACTGCGGCGGCGCCGGTGGGCCATGCCGGTGACCGTCGTACGGCCCGACCCGTCGCTGGGCCGGCCGAAGCCGGGCCGAGTGGTACGGCGGCTCGGCTGGTTCATCGGGTTCGCGGTAGCACTCGTGTGGATCTTTCCGGCCGTAGTACTCGTTGCCACGGCACTGCACTCCCCACGGGAGGCCGGACTCCGCGGTTGGTGGTCGCCGTCGGGACTCGGGTTCTCGTCCTTCGTCGCGGCGGCGAACGTCGGGTTGGTGCGGGCGTTGCTGTCCACGCTGTTCATCGCGGCTGCCGCCACCGCCGTACTGCTCGTGATCGCTGTGCCGACGGCGTACCTGGTCGCTTGGGGCGGCCTGCCGACACGGCTCGGGCGCATCGTGATGGGTGTCTTCGTAGTGCTTGCTGTGACGCCCGTGCAGATGTACGCCGCTCCGCTGCGAGATGCGATCGACTCAGCAGGACTGGCCGGGTCGCGGGTCGCGCTGGCACTAGTACATGCGGCAGCTGGTCTGCCGTTCGCCGTTCTCCTGCTGCGATCCGCCTTCGCATCCGCACCACCTGCGTTGGTGTCGGAGGCGCTGCAGGGTCCAGTGCGTCAGAGCGCCGTACTGGCGACTGTGCAGCGGACCTACCGGCCCGCACTGGTTGCTGTTGCGGTCGTGGAGTTCGTACTGGTGTGGAACGACTTCATCGTCGGGTTCCTGATCAGCGGACCGGGTACGACGCCGCTGTCCTTGGTGCTGTGGGGTGAGGCGCGACAGTTCTCCACGTCAAGCGGCCCGGTCGCGGCTGCGGCCACGGTCGCGTCGGTAGGACCAGTGGTGCTCATGCTGGCGTTGTGGCGGACCGTGGTGCGCGGGCTGACCACGGGGAGCCGGCCATGA
- a CDS encoding ABC transporter substrate-binding protein, producing the protein MLTSRRAFLGTAGTLMLAGCSSDVLGLRRAVRVAVSWSGQELRAFHKVLTGLGTLSYPVEVVPLGDDISTAFGARSDRRPDILMLPQPGLVPRHLQDLEPMPNDIGPLGQARLWKDLLVHNGTTYGVPFKTAHKSAVWYRPSAFRQADVQPPQHWAEWLALNRTLTQAGVTPLSLAAGDGWVLTDFLENVLLGIAPSVYTALAAATSPRPSEQPQFGAALRLLGQLWSAPGVLAGGVKTSLVQQFPDALVEVFGHRKAAMVLASDFAEPVVRSFAADPNDIGLFTFPQMSAGAAAPVVVGGDVMVLTKPTSDNARDLVRRLAAPTAPDPWISEGGFLVDGRTTGYSPELTRLAEQLVKPGEQPQFDLSDRLGRLGDINGLWRVLTDFLIAVDGRPDKVRTAADAAMSDLLTLEEG; encoded by the coding sequence ATGCTCACTAGTCGACGAGCGTTCCTGGGGACGGCGGGCACACTCATGCTGGCCGGCTGTTCGAGTGACGTGCTCGGACTACGCCGTGCGGTGCGTGTGGCCGTCAGCTGGAGCGGCCAGGAACTGCGCGCGTTCCACAAGGTCCTGACCGGCCTGGGGACGTTGAGCTACCCGGTCGAGGTCGTACCGCTCGGCGACGACATCTCCACCGCCTTCGGCGCCCGCTCCGATCGGCGGCCGGACATCCTCATGCTGCCGCAGCCAGGGCTTGTCCCACGGCATCTGCAAGACCTGGAGCCGATGCCGAACGACATAGGGCCGCTGGGCCAGGCACGTCTGTGGAAGGACCTGTTGGTCCACAACGGGACGACGTACGGCGTGCCGTTCAAGACAGCGCACAAGTCGGCTGTCTGGTACCGCCCCTCTGCGTTCCGGCAGGCCGACGTACAACCGCCGCAGCACTGGGCGGAGTGGCTGGCGTTGAACCGGACGCTGACCCAAGCGGGCGTAACACCGCTGTCGCTGGCCGCAGGTGACGGCTGGGTGCTGACCGACTTCCTGGAGAACGTCCTGCTCGGGATCGCGCCGTCCGTGTACACAGCGCTCGCGGCAGCGACGAGCCCGCGTCCGTCGGAGCAGCCGCAGTTCGGTGCCGCGCTCCGGCTGCTCGGACAGCTGTGGTCAGCGCCTGGCGTCCTGGCAGGTGGGGTGAAGACGTCACTCGTGCAGCAGTTCCCGGACGCACTGGTGGAGGTGTTCGGGCATCGCAAGGCAGCGATGGTGCTCGCATCCGACTTCGCGGAGCCGGTGGTGCGCTCGTTCGCCGCGGATCCCAACGATATAGGCCTTTTCACCTTCCCGCAGATGTCGGCAGGGGCCGCGGCGCCTGTGGTGGTGGGGGGCGACGTGATGGTCCTGACGAAGCCCACCTCGGACAACGCCCGTGATCTGGTACGCCGGCTCGCCGCACCGACCGCGCCGGATCCGTGGATCTCCGAGGGCGGGTTCCTGGTCGACGGGCGGACGACCGGGTACTCCCCCGAGCTCACCCGGCTCGCCGAGCAGCTCGTGAAGCCTGGTGAGCAACCACAGTTCGACCTGTCCGACCGGCTTGGCCGGCTGGGTGACATCAATGGCCTGTGGCGGGTGCTGACCGACTTCCTGATCGCGGTGGACGGCCGGCCTGACAAGGTTCGGACCGCCGCGGATGCGGCGATGAGCGACCTGCTGACGTTGGAGGAGGGCTGA
- a CDS encoding methyltransferase domain-containing protein: protein MSITDGGIPSPNIWHHPKVYEIENRAVDPNGVIEPAMRAIRDWTGATVLDIGCGTGFHLPMFAATAGQVIGVEPHGALAEAAQRRTRALPNVEVRQGTAQRLPVPDSSVDVMHARWAYFFGPGCEPGLAELDRVMRRGGTAFVIDNDGSRSTFGQWFSASYPMIKAPEVERFWTDRGWHRTPLDMGWRFESRADLEAVVKIEFTPKDARRILASHTGVEVDYAINLWSKTF, encoded by the coding sequence GTGAGCATCACCGACGGCGGGATCCCGAGCCCGAACATCTGGCACCACCCCAAGGTGTACGAGATCGAGAACCGGGCGGTGGACCCGAACGGTGTGATCGAGCCGGCTATGCGGGCGATCCGGGACTGGACCGGCGCGACAGTGCTGGACATCGGGTGCGGGACCGGGTTCCACCTGCCGATGTTCGCAGCGACGGCCGGACAGGTGATCGGCGTCGAGCCGCACGGCGCGCTGGCGGAGGCAGCACAGCGACGTACCCGTGCCTTGCCGAACGTCGAAGTACGGCAGGGTACGGCGCAACGCCTGCCGGTGCCGGACTCGTCGGTCGACGTGATGCACGCGCGGTGGGCGTACTTCTTCGGGCCGGGATGCGAACCCGGGCTGGCCGAGCTGGACCGGGTGATGCGGCGCGGCGGGACCGCGTTCGTGATCGACAACGACGGGAGCCGGTCGACGTTCGGGCAGTGGTTCAGTGCGTCGTACCCGATGATCAAGGCGCCCGAGGTGGAGCGGTTCTGGACCGACCGGGGCTGGCACCGGACGCCGCTGGACATGGGCTGGCGGTTCGAGAGCCGCGCCGACCTGGAGGCGGTGGTGAAGATCGAGTTCACCCCGAAGGACGCGCGGCGGATCCTTGCCTCGCACACCGGCGTCGAGGTCGACTACGCGATCAACCTGTGGAGCAAGACCTTCTGA
- a CDS encoding MFS transporter has translation MTSERQRTTLRVLVASNALGGVATASGFAVAALLAENVSGSTSMAGLVATSTTLGAAVLAVPLAGLARSRGRRVSLATGYLIACAGAALTIVAAQAGSLALLLLAGCLFGSGSASNLQSRYAATDAADPSRIARSLAIVVWATTIGVIVGPNLTGVGGTVGTSLGFLSLAGPYVFSVVAFGLSAVTVWLGMRSQVRPGKVERQPLAETFRQVVRIPHARLGLLAIATAHAVMVGVMSMTAVHLRHHGASLTIVGFVISGHVAGMYALSPLTGWLADRLGRIPTIGIGLGILAVAMTLAAVAPDDAHTLTGLALFTLGLGWSACLVAGSALLSQSVPDGIRTSAQGLSDLTMGILASLSGTAAGPVLAYFGFHWLAVCCGILLIPAALLAATTKQAVVKV, from the coding sequence GTGACAAGCGAGCGACAGCGGACGACGCTGCGGGTTCTGGTGGCGAGCAATGCGCTCGGCGGAGTCGCGACGGCCAGTGGATTCGCGGTCGCCGCGCTGCTCGCGGAGAACGTCTCCGGGTCGACGTCGATGGCCGGTCTGGTGGCCACCTCGACCACGCTCGGCGCGGCCGTTCTCGCCGTACCGCTGGCCGGTCTTGCGCGTTCCCGTGGCCGACGGGTGTCGCTGGCGACGGGCTATCTGATCGCCTGCGCCGGCGCGGCACTGACCATCGTCGCCGCACAGGCCGGGTCGCTCGCACTTCTCCTCCTGGCGGGCTGCCTGTTCGGCAGCGGCTCGGCCTCGAACCTGCAGTCCAGGTACGCCGCGACCGACGCCGCCGACCCGAGCCGCATCGCGCGGTCGCTCGCCATCGTCGTCTGGGCCACCACGATCGGCGTGATCGTCGGCCCGAACCTGACCGGCGTCGGCGGCACGGTCGGCACGTCGCTGGGCTTCCTCTCGCTGGCCGGTCCGTACGTGTTCTCGGTCGTCGCTTTCGGCCTGAGCGCGGTCACGGTCTGGCTCGGCATGCGCAGCCAGGTACGGCCGGGCAAGGTGGAACGCCAGCCGCTGGCCGAGACGTTCCGTCAGGTCGTGAGGATCCCGCATGCACGCCTCGGGCTGCTGGCGATCGCCACGGCCCACGCGGTGATGGTCGGCGTCATGTCGATGACCGCGGTGCATCTGCGGCACCACGGCGCCTCGCTGACCATCGTCGGTTTCGTCATCAGCGGTCACGTGGCCGGCATGTACGCACTGTCCCCGCTGACCGGCTGGCTGGCCGACCGGCTCGGCCGGATCCCGACCATCGGCATCGGCCTCGGCATCCTGGCCGTCGCGATGACACTGGCCGCCGTGGCGCCGGACGACGCGCACACCCTCACAGGACTCGCGCTGTTCACGCTGGGCCTCGGTTGGTCCGCCTGTCTGGTCGCCGGGTCCGCGCTGCTGTCCCAATCCGTCCCGGACGGCATCCGTACGTCGGCGCAGGGTCTGTCCGATCTCACCATGGGCATCCTGGCTTCCCTTTCGGGCACAGCTGCGGGACCGGTGCTGGCCTACTTCGGTTTCCACTGGCTGGCGGTCTGCTGCGGCATCCTGCTGATTCCGGCAGCGCTGCTCGCCGCAACGACCAAGCAGGCAGTCGTTAAGGTCTAG
- a CDS encoding beta-N-acetylhexosaminidase, which translates to MSDIAIVPAPRELTLHEGRWITADPVGEAVRDVVENLDATEYRIEITTEGARLTAGSEDALRHAETTYAQLVESAEDVEDGKVAVPLAHVADAPRFGWRGMMLDVARHFMPKDFVLKIIDVLALHRLNVLHFHLTDDQGWRVEIEAYPRLTEVGAWRAETMVGKMSHGQTEFEYDGTRHGGFYTKDELREIVAYAAERGITVVPEIDLPGHMQAAIAAYPELGNHPDQQLTVRQYWGISDDVLNVNDATVEFVKTVLREVLEIFPSQYVHLGGDECPSVQWAESEEARKRQAELGLDEPGQLQGWFTAQVAEVLAEEGRRLVGWDEMVETDCPKDAVIMAWRSAQRGVVAAKAGHEVVMAPCESVYFDYYQGDPETEPLAIGGNIPLEKVYDFDPIPAGLTDEEKALIVGTQCQIWTEYMEGPEQVGYMLLPRLSAFAERAWGSPKVSYDEFLARLRPHLSRIEKLGINYRPLD; encoded by the coding sequence ATGTCCGACATCGCGATCGTCCCTGCCCCGCGTGAACTCACCCTGCACGAGGGCCGGTGGATCACGGCCGACCCGGTCGGTGAGGCCGTCCGGGACGTGGTCGAGAACCTCGACGCGACGGAGTACCGCATCGAGATCACCACCGAGGGCGCGCGGCTGACGGCCGGCTCCGAGGACGCGCTCCGGCACGCGGAGACGACGTACGCCCAGCTGGTCGAGTCGGCCGAAGACGTCGAGGACGGGAAGGTCGCCGTACCGCTGGCGCACGTCGCCGACGCGCCGCGGTTCGGCTGGCGCGGGATGATGCTGGACGTCGCGCGGCACTTCATGCCCAAGGACTTCGTCCTCAAGATCATCGACGTGCTCGCGCTGCACCGGCTGAACGTGCTGCACTTCCACCTCACCGACGACCAGGGCTGGCGGGTCGAGATCGAGGCGTACCCGAGGCTCACCGAGGTCGGCGCGTGGCGGGCCGAGACCATGGTCGGCAAGATGTCGCACGGCCAGACGGAGTTCGAGTACGACGGCACGCGGCACGGCGGGTTCTACACCAAGGACGAGCTCCGCGAGATCGTCGCGTACGCCGCGGAGCGTGGGATCACCGTCGTCCCCGAGATCGACCTGCCCGGGCACATGCAGGCCGCGATCGCGGCGTACCCGGAGCTGGGGAACCACCCGGACCAGCAGCTGACCGTCCGGCAGTACTGGGGGATCAGCGACGACGTGCTGAACGTGAACGACGCAACGGTCGAGTTCGTGAAGACCGTGCTGCGCGAGGTGCTGGAGATCTTCCCGTCGCAGTATGTCCACCTCGGTGGCGACGAGTGCCCGTCGGTGCAGTGGGCGGAGTCGGAGGAGGCGCGGAAGCGGCAGGCGGAGCTCGGGCTGGACGAGCCGGGTCAGCTGCAGGGCTGGTTCACGGCGCAGGTCGCGGAGGTGCTGGCCGAGGAGGGGCGCCGGCTGGTCGGCTGGGACGAGATGGTCGAGACCGACTGCCCGAAGGACGCGGTCATCATGGCGTGGCGGAGCGCGCAGCGCGGCGTGGTCGCGGCCAAGGCCGGGCACGAGGTCGTGATGGCGCCGTGCGAGTCGGTGTACTTCGACTACTACCAGGGCGACCCGGAGACCGAGCCGCTGGCGATCGGCGGCAACATCCCGCTCGAGAAGGTGTACGACTTCGATCCGATCCCGGCGGGGCTGACCGACGAGGAGAAGGCGCTGATCGTCGGGACGCAGTGCCAGATCTGGACCGAGTACATGGAGGGCCCGGAGCAGGTCGGCTACATGCTGCTCCCGCGCCTGTCCGCCTTCGCCGAACGCGCATGGGGCTCCCCGAAGGTCTCGTACGACGAGTTCCTCGCCCGCCTCCGCCCGCACCTGTCCCGGATCGAGAAGCTCGGCATCAACTACCGCCCGCTCGACTGA